Genomic DNA from Caldivirga sp.:
GTATTTAGTTAAGGGTAATGCTATGACCATTACGTCAGCCCTCGGTAAAACACCCCTAAGCTCACTAATGGGGTGAACCTCATCAAAGTACTGAGCCAGCCTACCACTCCTATTAATGCCTATGGTATGCATACTGAAGGCTAACTTACCTATCCTAGCCACCTCACCCCCAATGCCTCCAGTTCCAAGAACCAGGAGGTTTCTCCCCGTTAATTGCCTTGGTGAGTAGGCTGGATCATTTAAGTATTGGCCTCTATCCATTAACCTTGAATGAGTACCCTTGGCTAAAGTTAATATGAGCGCCCAAGCATGTTCAGCCACAGGCACGGAGTAGGCTCCAGCATTACTGTATATCTTAACGTTACCTGGTATTGATGAGTAAGGTAAGTGATCCACCCCTGCTGAGAATGTTTGAATAACCTCGAGATTAGGCATATGCCTTACCCACCTGGTTAAGTCAAAGTCATTACCGCACCAACAGAGTAATGCATTAACCTCCCCAAGTAACTTAACTAACTCAGGCTCACTTAAGTTAGGTAACTCATAAACCTTAGCGTAGCCTGAGAGCATTAACTTAGCCTCTTCAGGAAGCCTTATCGTTGAGGCCACAACCTTAACCATGGGTTAGGCATCCTTGGGTTAGTAAAAATAATTAACTGAAGGCAGTACTTATGATATTTTGAGCACTACCCATGGCATTACGTTAAGTAACTTCATTCATTCTTAATCATTAAACATGCCGTATTGGGCAGAAAACCTTAAAAACAATGACACTTACTGATTAGATAGGGCCCGTAGCTCAGCACGGTAGAGCGGCGGGCTCCAGACCCGTAGGTCGGGGGTTCAAATCCCTCCGGGCCCACCAGACAACAATTTAATGGTTGATGACCCACTCGGTGTATTAAAATTTATATCGATATATTTAAATCCCTGGCCCCATATTATGCATGGTTGCATTGAGGAACTGTGAACTCTCGTTTCTTTCAATTTCATTCATAATTTCGTTATCATTACAATTAATGGGGGCATATCTAATACTATGGTTCTATAGCATGGGGCTGTCCCTTACGGGGATAGGTTTAATCACTTCAATATACATGGTTTTAACATTACCGGTTGATGTGTCATCCTCCGCATTTGCCGATAAGTATGGGAGACTTAAAATCCTCTCAATAGGTGCATTAATCTATGGCCTAGGGTTAATCAGCCTATCTGTCTCACCATCCCCAATTTTCATATTTTTATCCTATGGAGTCATGGGTATAGGGCTAGGTATCTACTCTAATACTCTAGAGGCGTGGATCGTTGACTCCCTGGATTCGCGTGAGAAGGTTGCTAAGGTTTTTTCAAGGCAACAGATGGTAAATGGGGTTGCTGGATTCTTGGGGAATATACTCGCTGGTGCCTTAGTGCTTTTGTACCATAGGCTAAATTTACCCATTCTAATAGCTGGACTCTTAATGCTACTAAGCTTACCTATTGCACTACTTAGTGAAGATAATAAGGAGGTAAAGATGGTAACGTTACCTACCCAAAGGATTGTGAAGGAGGCTGTGAGGTATGTGTTAGGTAAAGGGCAGCTGTTAGCATTATTAATCTCCTCAATTTTTACCGTATTTCCGCTAGTGGCGTGGATGCAGTTCGTTTCACCATATGTAGTAGATGTGTTGGGGTTTCCCCAGAGGTATTGGGGATTCATCCTATCAGCCTATTTTCTAACAGTAACCCTAGGTGGTTATATGAATGTGAAGTTACTGAAGAGGGTGAATAATAGGTTAATTGCCATATTTTCAGTATTATTGCTATCGCTTTTCGTATTAATGCTCTCAATTAGTAACCTGACTCTAATACTATTGCTCCTCTTCGGCTTGTCGTTAATTTACCCTATACGCTCATCCAGCATCATCTCGTGGGAGAATGAATTAATACCTAGCAATTACAGAGCCACAGCGCTCTCCACAATCTCAGTGGGGGCACTTTCATTAATAGGAGTTATACCATTGGTTATCGCGTATAAAGTTAGATAGCTTTAAATGATCCTAGGCTAAGGATCTAGACCCCACTTAGCCCACCAAGGAATGGAGCCTCACACCACCCTATATTAAGCATGTGTTGGTATTATAGCCTCATGCTAAGGATCATTACTGGGGAATTGCCCCAAACGAATAGAATATCAATCTCATGGGCGTGAGTGAAAAGGTATATATTACCTAGGCGTAACTAATGTGGAATGAGTGGTGAGGTAACTATACCAAGTATGTTGATTGAGGAGCTTAGGAGGAGGGGCCTTGACCCTGAGGATGTGGTACTGAACGCGTTAATTAATGTAATTCACCTAGACCCAAGTATCGTCGTCGAGGCTAGGCTTGAGTTGGCTGTTAAGTATCTCAATGAGGGTAGGGTTCTTATTGATAAGGACCCAGTACAGGCTAGTGAGAAGCTTTACAAGGCCGCCGAGGAGGCTGTTAAGGCATTGGCTCAGTATTATGGCTTGAGGGAAATCCTAGATGAGGTTAATGAGAAGGGTAGATGGACCGTAACCGAGCTTGAGAAGGCTATGGTGGAGATATCGAAGAGGCTAGGTGACTGGTTTACGCAATCCTGGGACACGGCATGGGCACTACACGTGTGGGGCTTTCATGAGGCGAAATTCGACGCTGAAGATGTGAGAATTAGGCTACCTTACATTGAGAGGATCGTGGAGGAGGCTAATAAGGTAGTGAAGGGCTTGGGTCAGAACTAGCCACCTTGGATAATCTTAATCCCCACGTTTGCTTCACCGTCTAATTTCATTCCACAGGGGATTATCTTATCCTTCATCCCTATTAATGGCTATACCACCTCAACTGCCTTGGATTTTAGGTATTCTCTAGCTTCATCCTCATAAACTATATGCAACTCCACTGGTGCGTCCCAGGGCAGTCCATAATTATCCATGGCCCTTACCAAAATATCCCTATATAACTTGACCCTATTAACCGCTATATCCCTTGGAATCACTATCAATATATCTATATCGCTAAGCACAGTGGCCCTATTCTCAGCGACACCACCGATTACGTAAACCCTAACCCCTGGTATCAAATCCCTGGCAGCCTTCATTATGGCTGTAGCATACTCCATCCATTTCCTTAAGTGCTCAAAGTGACTCCTAACCCAGCTTGACACGGTTAACTAAACCATCTAATAGCATTATTAAACTTTTAACAACCCTCAACACCGTTGATACATCATTAATATCGTAGCTTGATTCACCATACCTACTCTCAACGTAAGCCTCCTCAAGCATTATGAGTACATCTCTATTATCTGCAACAAAGTCCCTTAACTCACGGGCTAATTCACTGTATCCCTGCGCCTCAAGGTCCTTGGCCAATAAGTCCAGCAGCTCCCTGATTCCATGGCCCCTAACTTTAACGCCGAATAACTCAAAGTATGCGGCCTTTACGTATAGTTGAGTGGCTTGCTCTATTAGAAACATTGCTATATCATGATTATCAATGTTTTCAGCAATGCGTAATGCATCTAGCGCCCTGCTTTTTAACTTCCTGGAGTAAATACCGCTCATTACCATTAAATAGCCTGTTAACTTAAAAATGCTTAGTCTTCTCTGTTAGAAGTGTTGATGCTTATAGTCATGTTTCGTTATACTCCATTACGTATTCGTACGTCCTGCCGCTTATCAAAC
This window encodes:
- a CDS encoding MFS transporter, which encodes MVALRNCELSFLSISFIISLSLQLMGAYLILWFYSMGLSLTGIGLITSIYMVLTLPVDVSSSAFADKYGRLKILSIGALIYGLGLISLSVSPSPIFIFLSYGVMGIGLGIYSNTLEAWIVDSLDSREKVAKVFSRQQMVNGVAGFLGNILAGALVLLYHRLNLPILIAGLLMLLSLPIALLSEDNKEVKMVTLPTQRIVKEAVRYVLGKGQLLALLISSIFTVFPLVAWMQFVSPYVVDVLGFPQRYWGFILSAYFLTVTLGGYMNVKLLKRVNNRLIAIFSVLLLSLFVLMLSISNLTLILLLLFGLSLIYPIRSSSIISWENELIPSNYRATALSTISVGALSLIGVIPLVIAYKVR
- a CDS encoding HEPN domain-containing protein — translated: MSGIYSRKLKSRALDALRIAENIDNHDIAMFLIEQATQLYVKAAYFELFGVKVRGHGIRELLDLLAKDLEAQGYSELARELRDFVADNRDVLIMLEEAYVESRYGESSYDINDVSTVLRVVKSLIMLLDGLVNRVKLG
- a CDS encoding 2-hydroxyacid dehydrogenase, whose amino-acid sequence is MVKVVASTIRLPEEAKLMLSGYAKVYELPNLSEPELVKLLGEVNALLCWCGNDFDLTRWVRHMPNLEVIQTFSAGVDHLPYSSIPGNVKIYSNAGAYSVPVAEHAWALILTLAKGTHSRLMDRGQYLNDPAYSPRQLTGRNLLVLGTGGIGGEVARIGKLAFSMHTIGINRSGRLAQYFDEVHPISELRGVLPRADVMVIALPLTKYTRGLLGETELNLLPESAIVVNVARGDIVKEEDLYNVLTRRRGLRFATDVFWDYGSGESLSPRTGLLNLPNFIGTPHIAGGAQPDVARNAIIMAVSNLVKYLKGEEALNEVNRSDYV
- a CDS encoding PaREP1 family protein, whose amino-acid sequence is MSGEVTIPSMLIEELRRRGLDPEDVVLNALINVIHLDPSIVVEARLELAVKYLNEGRVLIDKDPVQASEKLYKAAEEAVKALAQYYGLREILDEVNEKGRWTVTELEKAMVEISKRLGDWFTQSWDTAWALHVWGFHEAKFDAEDVRIRLPYIERIVEEANKVVKGLGQN
- a CDS encoding nucleotidyltransferase domain-containing protein, producing MSSWVRSHFEHLRKWMEYATAIMKAARDLIPGVRVYVIGGVAENRATVLSDIDILIVIPRDIAVNRVKLYRDILVRAMDNYGLPWDAPVELHIVYEDEAREYLKSKAVEVV